The Nonlabens spongiae genome contains a region encoding:
- a CDS encoding acetyl-CoA hydrolase/transferase family protein, protein MSSTPLKLSTPEQAAAYVSSGDRVFIQGAAMTPDALIDALASRHKELNDVELISIHTEKIAPYTQEPYKKAFKVNSCFVGRNVRESVNTGNGGYIPVFLSEIHHLFRQNILPLDVAFVQVSPPDKHGYCSLGTSVDVTLPAVQTAKIVIAQINKHVPRSHGDGTIHRSQIHAAIENHELLPESHSKVMSEVEARIGKHIANLIEDGATLQMGIGNIPNAVLSNLNNHKGLGIHTEMFSDGVLPLVENGVITGEHKAVKVGKITTCFAVGTQKLYDFIDDNPLVHFKEAAYTNDTALIRRNPKVTAINSAIELDLTGQVCADTIGMLQFSGVGGQMDFIRGAALSKGGKPIMALPSVTRHGDSKIVPFLKKGAGVTTTRAHVHWVVTEYGAVNLFGRNLKERSRLLQSIAHPDHRDSIDKAIHERYGSNSVYL, encoded by the coding sequence ATGTCATCTACTCCACTCAAACTCTCAACTCCAGAACAAGCTGCTGCTTATGTAAGCAGTGGTGACCGTGTTTTCATTCAGGGAGCGGCGATGACGCCAGACGCCTTGATCGATGCGCTAGCGTCTAGACATAAAGAACTTAATGATGTTGAGCTTATTTCTATTCACACCGAGAAGATAGCTCCTTACACGCAAGAGCCTTATAAGAAAGCTTTTAAGGTTAATTCTTGTTTTGTAGGTCGCAACGTTCGTGAATCGGTAAACACTGGAAACGGTGGCTATATTCCCGTGTTCTTAAGTGAGATTCATCATCTTTTCAGACAAAACATTTTACCACTTGATGTGGCGTTTGTTCAGGTCTCACCTCCAGATAAACATGGATATTGCAGTCTAGGCACCAGCGTAGACGTGACCCTTCCAGCAGTGCAAACGGCTAAAATCGTTATTGCTCAAATTAACAAACATGTCCCTCGATCTCATGGCGATGGAACGATTCACAGATCACAGATCCATGCTGCCATTGAGAATCACGAGCTACTGCCAGAGAGTCATTCAAAAGTCATGAGTGAAGTGGAAGCGCGTATAGGAAAACACATCGCAAATCTTATTGAAGATGGAGCCACACTTCAAATGGGAATAGGTAACATTCCTAATGCCGTGCTATCAAATCTTAATAATCACAAAGGTCTGGGAATCCATACCGAGATGTTTAGCGATGGCGTTTTACCTCTTGTGGAAAACGGAGTGATCACCGGTGAGCATAAAGCGGTCAAAGTGGGCAAAATCACTACTTGTTTTGCCGTAGGCACTCAAAAGCTTTATGATTTTATCGATGACAATCCGCTGGTGCATTTTAAGGAAGCAGCTTATACTAATGATACAGCACTCATTAGACGTAATCCCAAAGTTACTGCCATCAATAGCGCTATTGAATTGGACTTAACCGGCCAGGTGTGTGCAGATACCATAGGTATGTTGCAGTTTAGTGGAGTAGGAGGTCAGATGGACTTTATAAGAGGTGCAGCGCTTTCTAAAGGCGGTAAGCCCATTATGGCTTTACCATCTGTAACCCGACATGGCGATAGTAAAATTGTTCCTTTTCTCAAGAAGGGTGCTGGAGTAACCACCACGAGAGCTCATGTTCACTGGGTAGTTACTGAGTATGGCGCAGTCAATTTATTTGGGAGAAACCTTAAGGAACGTAGTAGGCTTTTACAATCCATTGCGCACCCTGATCATCGTGATTCCATTGACAAAGCTATACATGAGCGTTACGGTAGCAACAGCGTTTATTTGTAG
- a CDS encoding RNA polymerase sigma factor, giving the protein MDIKKCIKKINSGDQKAMAMLYEKYKNDFYYTAIKYSKSDEDAQDIIQDTFITVFNDISKYRGSGTFEGWMKRILINKAISRYKSQGKFQVLFNENRLEDVEIEDSRLSELSVQELLSFVRELPNQYRLVFNLYELDDLSHDEISELLGISQGTSKSNLHRAKVILKEKVTAATQQDVKKHHYGK; this is encoded by the coding sequence ATGGACATCAAAAAATGTATTAAGAAAATCAATTCTGGAGATCAGAAGGCGATGGCCATGTTGTATGAAAAGTATAAAAATGATTTTTATTACACCGCCATCAAATATTCCAAATCTGATGAAGATGCGCAAGATATTATTCAAGACACATTCATTACCGTATTCAATGATATTTCAAAGTATAGAGGGTCTGGGACCTTTGAGGGCTGGATGAAACGCATTCTGATCAATAAAGCCATTTCTAGATATAAGTCACAAGGTAAATTTCAAGTTTTATTTAACGAGAATAGGCTGGAAGATGTTGAGATTGAGGATTCAAGGTTATCTGAACTTTCAGTACAAGAGTTGCTCAGTTTTGTGCGTGAATTACCTAATCAGTATCGGCTAGTTTTCAACCTTTATGAATTGGATGATCTCTCACACGATGAGATCAGTGAACTTTTAGGGATTTCTCAGGGTACCTCAAAATCAAATCTCCACCGAGCAAAAGTGATATTAAAGGAAAAGGTTACCGCAGCAACTCAACAAGATGTAAAAAAACACCATTATGGCAAATAA
- a CDS encoding AraC family transcriptional regulator, protein MLLSSSYFKTRKLQDLVENQTSYSTDDACMHIFETHQKAQKVQLTFDNLVLASMIEGRKHMHRLDKSTYDFVPGETVIMPAERTMCIDFPDAQKSIPTRCLALELNKDQVSKVVHHLNETQGRLDGSLWQADFDHWHFKHDQAIQSLVQRLIFLFTENHPSKDFFVRNMIQELIIRLLQQANRENYLEIEKDKFKGIKRIEHVSKHIRTHLNSDLSIEKLSSLACMSSSHFYKTFKNETGLSPTQFINKVRVEKAMSLLRTTDMDLTEVYMACGFNNRSYFNRMFKRHYKRNPGEIKA, encoded by the coding sequence ATGCTGTTATCATCATCGTATTTTAAGACTAGAAAGCTCCAGGATCTTGTAGAGAATCAGACGTCGTATAGCACAGATGATGCCTGCATGCACATTTTTGAAACACATCAAAAAGCCCAGAAGGTGCAGTTGACTTTTGATAATCTAGTTCTTGCCAGTATGATTGAAGGCCGCAAGCACATGCATAGATTAGATAAGTCTACTTATGACTTTGTACCTGGGGAAACGGTAATAATGCCGGCTGAGCGCACGATGTGTATTGATTTCCCAGATGCTCAAAAGAGTATTCCTACCCGTTGTCTAGCGCTGGAACTCAATAAAGACCAGGTGAGTAAAGTCGTGCACCATTTAAATGAAACACAGGGTAGACTGGACGGCAGCCTCTGGCAAGCCGATTTTGACCACTGGCATTTTAAACACGATCAAGCCATCCAGAGTCTCGTGCAACGTCTTATTTTCCTATTCACAGAAAACCATCCCTCAAAGGACTTTTTTGTGCGTAATATGATTCAGGAGTTGATCATCAGACTATTACAGCAGGCAAATCGAGAAAATTACCTAGAAATAGAAAAAGATAAGTTCAAGGGAATCAAGCGTATTGAGCACGTTTCAAAACATATACGTACACATCTAAATAGCGACTTGTCCATTGAAAAACTGAGCAGCTTGGCCTGCATGAGCTCCTCTCATTTTTATAAAACCTTCAAAAATGAAACGGGTCTATCGCCCACACAATTCATTAATAAAGTGCGGGTAGAAAAGGCTATGAGTCTATTACGCACGACTGATATGGATCTCACCGAAGTTTATATGGCCTGTGGATTCAACAACCGCTCCTACTTCAATAGAATGTTCAAGCGTCACTACAAACGCAATCCCGGCGAGATCAAGGCATAA
- a CDS encoding aldehyde dehydrogenase family protein, whose protein sequence is MSTVQTTAATALEKPQFKNQYDNFIGGKWVAPVQGKYFDSISPVDGSSFTKVARSTAEDVELALDAAWKAAPSWNKSSATERSNMLLKIADVMEQNLEMLARAETWDNGKALRETRAADMPLAVDHFRYFAGVIRAEEGSMSELDATTITMNVKEPLGVVGQIIPWNFPILMAAWKLAPALAAGNCVVLKPAEQTPVGIMILMELIEGILPEGVLNVINGFGVEAGKPLASSPRINKVAFTGETSTGQLIMQYASKNIIPVTLELGGKSPNIFFANIMDEDDAFFDKCLEGAAMFALNQGEVCTCPSRILVQESIYEQFVERLIDRVNAIKMGHPLDPDTMMGAQASEEQYNKILNYIEIGKDEGCKVLTGGKAAYNEGLEGGYYIQPTLLEGNNKMRVFQEEIFGPVACITTFKDEAEAIEIANDTLYGLGAGVWTRSTHQAYQISRAVQAGRVWVNCYHLYPAHAPFGGYKQSGIGRENHKMMLDHYRQTKNMLISHDKNAMGFF, encoded by the coding sequence ATGAGCACGGTTCAAACAACAGCGGCGACAGCCTTAGAAAAACCACAATTTAAAAATCAGTATGATAATTTTATAGGCGGTAAATGGGTTGCTCCAGTTCAAGGAAAATATTTTGATAGCATCTCACCAGTAGATGGTTCCAGCTTCACAAAAGTGGCACGATCCACAGCAGAAGATGTAGAACTGGCACTCGATGCGGCATGGAAGGCTGCACCATCATGGAACAAGTCCAGCGCGACAGAACGTAGCAATATGCTGTTAAAAATTGCTGATGTCATGGAACAGAACCTAGAAATGCTGGCAAGGGCAGAAACCTGGGACAATGGAAAAGCATTGCGTGAAACCAGAGCGGCTGACATGCCTCTAGCCGTAGATCATTTTAGATATTTTGCTGGTGTGATTAGAGCAGAAGAAGGTTCTATGAGTGAGCTGGATGCTACGACCATTACCATGAATGTAAAAGAGCCTCTGGGTGTGGTAGGTCAGATCATACCATGGAATTTTCCCATTCTCATGGCTGCCTGGAAACTTGCTCCTGCTCTCGCAGCTGGAAACTGTGTAGTACTCAAACCTGCTGAACAGACTCCGGTAGGAATTATGATTTTAATGGAGTTGATCGAGGGTATTCTTCCTGAAGGTGTTTTAAATGTCATTAATGGATTTGGTGTTGAGGCCGGTAAGCCGCTGGCTTCAAGTCCTCGCATCAACAAAGTAGCTTTTACGGGAGAAACCTCTACGGGACAGCTCATCATGCAGTACGCATCAAAGAACATCATTCCCGTAACTCTGGAATTAGGCGGTAAGTCCCCTAACATTTTCTTTGCAAACATCATGGATGAAGACGATGCCTTCTTTGATAAGTGTCTAGAAGGAGCTGCCATGTTTGCACTTAACCAAGGTGAGGTATGTACCTGTCCATCACGTATTCTCGTTCAGGAGAGTATCTACGAACAATTTGTAGAACGTTTGATTGATCGCGTAAACGCCATTAAAATGGGACACCCATTAGATCCAGATACTATGATGGGAGCACAAGCCAGCGAGGAGCAATACAATAAGATCTTGAACTATATCGAGATAGGAAAAGATGAAGGATGTAAGGTGCTTACTGGTGGAAAAGCTGCCTATAATGAAGGTCTAGAAGGCGGTTATTACATCCAGCCCACTTTGCTGGAAGGAAACAACAAAATGCGTGTTTTCCAAGAAGAAATCTTTGGTCCCGTAGCATGCATCACCACTTTTAAAGATGAGGCTGAAGCCATTGAAATTGCTAACGATACACTTTATGGATTGGGTGCTGGTGTGTGGACGCGTTCTACTCATCAAGCCTATCAAATATCGCGTGCAGTTCAGGCGGGTCGCGTGTGGGTGAATTGTTACCATTTATACCCGGCTCATGCACCATTTGGTGGTTACAAGCAATCAGGTATAGGTCGTGAAAACCATAAAATGATGCTCGACCACTACCGCCAGACTAAGAACATGCTCATCAGTCATGATAAAAATGCCATGGGATTTTTCTAG
- a CDS encoding DUF779 domain-containing protein, with translation MPKVQFTKNALELLDRLSVQGSLIIHISDGCCDGTVPNCYLKDEFFSDDNDVVVYEQHEVQVMIPSKTIDRFKDSLTIDVHDRAPSSFSLEVSLDKRFYIV, from the coding sequence ATGCCAAAAGTACAGTTTACCAAAAACGCTTTAGAACTCCTGGACCGACTATCGGTTCAGGGTTCTTTAATTATTCACATCAGTGATGGATGTTGTGATGGCACCGTCCCAAATTGCTATCTCAAAGATGAGTTTTTCAGCGATGATAACGACGTGGTTGTCTATGAGCAACATGAAGTTCAGGTGATGATTCCCTCTAAAACAATCGATCGCTTCAAAGACTCTCTTACAATAGATGTTCATGACCGTGCTCCCTCAAGTTTTTCACTGGAAGTGTCGCTTGATAAGCGGTTTTATATCGTCTGA
- a CDS encoding CIA30 family protein: MMKVLIVLACMISTPITLFDFTEESSQDSWQVEDDRVMGGISQGRFKITEEGYGHFHGYVTTESNGGFSSIQRKMDKMDLGDATVVKLRVKGDGKTYKFRIKADQDTYHSYQQAFETSGKWEIVSLPLADFSANYRGRNVDVPNFDQESIEFIRFMIANKKKQEFSLLIDKVWVD; this comes from the coding sequence ATGATGAAAGTACTCATAGTTTTAGCCTGTATGATCTCGACTCCCATTACTCTATTTGATTTTACTGAGGAAAGTTCTCAGGACTCATGGCAAGTAGAGGACGACCGGGTTATGGGTGGTATCTCTCAAGGCCGCTTTAAAATTACGGAAGAAGGATATGGGCATTTTCACGGTTATGTGACAACAGAAAGCAACGGCGGCTTTTCATCTATTCAGCGTAAGATGGATAAAATGGATCTGGGCGATGCAACGGTCGTAAAATTACGTGTGAAAGGTGACGGGAAAACTTACAAATTTCGCATTAAAGCAGATCAGGATACCTACCATTCCTATCAGCAAGCTTTTGAGACCAGTGGCAAGTGGGAAATCGTTTCCCTTCCCTTAGCTGACTTCAGCGCAAACTATCGAGGGCGCAATGTAGATGTGCCCAATTTTGATCAAGAGAGCATAGAGTTCATCCGCTTCATGATTGCCAATAAAAAGAAACAGGAGTTTTCTTTATTAATCGATAAGGTTTGGGTGGACTAA
- a CDS encoding T9SS type A sorting domain-containing protein, with product MSFITKTFFFISFLLTAQSAMAQAPSMDWQNTLGGSGRDNLATMIANDDGTFLLVSISNSGISGDKTVSNKGGYDTWLMKIDALGNSLWQESIGGSGDDFPRAAVKSNDGGYVIFMSSDSGISGDKTEDSNGLNDLWVVKVDASGSIVWQNTIGGDGEDFARTAFDNTSDGGYILAGITRSTISGDQTNASKGLVDIWLIKLDANGVIDWQNRIGGNDDDFPNVVRQTTDGGYIIGTFSYSDASGDKSEDASNWNDYWVIKTDATGNVVWENTIGGDGTEVLTDLLITDTGNYLLTGYSNSNSSRDKTENAIGNYDYWIMELDQTGAIVWQKTIGGTRRDDAWGIIKDGADYLISGQSESRISGNKTEGNRGWYDYWLVKIDASGTVLWDKTLGGNLGDHLFKTYPTSDGYMLAGHTESSASGDRTENARDWDLWIVKLNPDQTASSNDLNRAQISIAPNPASDVIYIEAEVPTTAKLYDLQGRLMRATQSNEVQVHNLTTGTYILQVFDTENHLLQTFKFLRE from the coding sequence ATGTCATTTATTACCAAAACCTTTTTCTTCATTTCCTTTTTGCTTACCGCTCAATCAGCGATGGCTCAGGCGCCTAGCATGGATTGGCAAAATACCCTCGGTGGAAGCGGCCGCGACAACCTTGCAACCATGATAGCAAATGATGATGGTACATTTCTTTTAGTGTCAATTTCTAATTCTGGGATCTCGGGCGATAAAACGGTGAGCAATAAAGGGGGCTATGACACCTGGCTCATGAAAATAGATGCGCTAGGCAACAGTCTGTGGCAAGAAAGTATAGGCGGTAGTGGAGATGATTTCCCACGAGCTGCGGTTAAATCAAATGATGGTGGATACGTCATTTTCATGAGTTCGGATTCTGGAATCTCAGGTGATAAAACCGAAGATAGCAATGGACTTAATGATCTATGGGTGGTGAAAGTTGACGCAAGCGGCAGCATCGTTTGGCAAAATACCATAGGTGGCGACGGTGAAGACTTTGCTCGTACGGCCTTTGACAACACCAGTGATGGTGGTTATATTCTGGCAGGTATCACGCGATCCACGATATCGGGTGATCAAACCAACGCAAGCAAAGGTTTAGTCGATATTTGGTTGATTAAACTAGATGCCAATGGAGTCATCGATTGGCAAAATAGGATAGGAGGGAACGACGACGATTTCCCTAACGTTGTAAGACAAACTACAGACGGCGGTTATATCATCGGTACGTTTTCCTATTCTGATGCTTCGGGAGATAAATCAGAAGACGCTTCTAACTGGAATGACTACTGGGTCATCAAGACCGATGCTACCGGAAATGTGGTCTGGGAAAATACCATAGGCGGTGACGGCACCGAGGTACTTACCGATCTTTTGATAACTGATACTGGAAATTATCTACTAACTGGTTACTCCAACTCAAACAGCTCCCGTGACAAAACCGAAAACGCTATAGGAAACTACGATTACTGGATCATGGAGCTGGATCAAACCGGCGCTATAGTCTGGCAAAAAACCATAGGAGGAACACGACGCGATGATGCCTGGGGAATCATAAAAGACGGAGCTGATTATTTGATTTCTGGGCAGTCAGAATCAAGAATAAGCGGTAACAAAACCGAAGGCAATCGCGGCTGGTACGACTACTGGCTGGTTAAGATAGATGCCTCTGGTACTGTGCTATGGGATAAAACGCTGGGAGGTAATTTGGGAGACCATTTATTCAAAACCTACCCTACTTCTGATGGATATATGCTCGCTGGTCATACAGAGTCCAGTGCCTCTGGAGATCGCACAGAAAATGCAAGAGATTGGGATTTATGGATTGTAAAATTAAATCCAGATCAGACAGCATCGAGTAATGATTTAAATCGTGCTCAAATTTCCATTGCGCCAAATCCTGCCAGCGATGTTATCTATATTGAAGCAGAAGTTCCTACCACCGCAAAACTGTACGATCTTCAGGGAAGATTAATGCGAGCAACGCAGAGTAATGAGGTTCAGGTTCACAACCTCACCACTGGCACCTATATTTTGCAGGTTTTTGATACGGAGAATCATTTGCTACAGACATTTAAGTTCTTAAGAGAGTAG
- a CDS encoding META domain-containing protein has product MKSSNRNFFFLACILCFLSLNSCDSDDDNNNTDNTAVVQRNVQDGTWRITEFIDSGTVETNDFAGYTFTFNSSGVLNANNGTNDYNGTWSVTRSNSNDDSQDDLDFNINFNLTNDFEDLNDDWDIVSQSATKIELIDVSGGNDGIDNLTFEKN; this is encoded by the coding sequence ATGAAAAGTAGTAACCGCAATTTTTTCTTTTTGGCTTGCATCCTATGTTTTTTGAGCTTGAACTCTTGTGATAGCGATGATGACAATAACAACACAGACAACACGGCCGTAGTCCAGAGAAATGTTCAAGATGGAACCTGGCGCATCACAGAATTTATTGATTCTGGAACAGTCGAAACCAATGATTTTGCGGGTTACACCTTTACATTCAACAGCTCAGGTGTACTTAATGCAAATAATGGCACAAATGACTATAACGGTACATGGAGTGTCACTCGCAGCAATAGCAACGACGACAGTCAAGACGACCTTGACTTCAACATCAACTTCAATTTGACAAATGATTTTGAAGATCTCAACGATGACTGGGACATCGTCTCCCAATCTGCTACAAAAATCGAGCTTATTGATGTAAGTGGCGGTAACGATGGGATTGACAATCTTACCTTTGAGAAAAATTAG
- a CDS encoding cation diffusion facilitator family transporter, which produces MTHEQTAIRTTYFSIAANTALALIKGLAGIFGNSYALIADAIESTTDILSSVLVLFGLKYAKRPADENHPYGHGKIEPLVTFLVVAFLVTSATIIAYESIQNIQTPHQVPKSWTLWVLGGIILWKEISYRIVIKKSKITNSSSLRADAWHHRSDAITSIMAFIGISIALWLGKGFETADDWAALLASLLILYNSYLIFRPALGEIMDEHRYDDLLEEIRQKSIKVDGVIATEKCYIRKTGMKYHIDLHAIVDGELTVREGHEIAHELKDYLQETIPNLGNILIHVEPDS; this is translated from the coding sequence GTGACCCACGAACAAACCGCTATAAGAACCACTTATTTCAGTATTGCCGCTAATACGGCCTTGGCGCTCATCAAGGGACTGGCAGGTATTTTTGGCAATTCCTATGCGCTTATTGCTGATGCCATAGAATCCACTACAGATATCTTGTCCTCAGTACTGGTTTTATTTGGACTGAAATACGCAAAAAGACCGGCCGATGAAAACCATCCCTACGGCCACGGCAAGATAGAACCCTTAGTTACTTTTCTAGTAGTGGCTTTTCTGGTCACCTCAGCAACAATAATCGCCTACGAGAGCATCCAAAATATACAAACACCTCATCAGGTTCCTAAATCCTGGACGCTTTGGGTACTGGGCGGAATCATTCTATGGAAAGAAATATCCTATAGAATCGTTATCAAAAAAAGTAAAATTACCAACAGCTCCTCCCTACGGGCAGATGCCTGGCACCACAGGAGCGATGCCATAACTTCAATAATGGCGTTTATAGGAATTTCCATTGCCTTATGGCTTGGTAAAGGATTTGAAACCGCAGATGACTGGGCCGCACTACTCGCTTCCTTATTAATACTTTACAATAGCTATTTGATTTTTAGGCCCGCCCTAGGGGAGATTATGGACGAGCATCGCTACGACGACCTGCTAGAAGAGATCAGACAGAAATCGATAAAGGTAGATGGGGTCATAGCTACAGAGAAATGCTACATTCGCAAGACGGGTATGAAGTACCACATTGATCTGCACGCGATAGTTGACGGTGAGCTTACGGTTAGAGAAGGTCATGAAATCGCACACGAATTAAAAGATTACCTGCAGGAGACCATCCCTAATCTTGGCAATATTTTGATCCATGTTGAACCTGATTCTTAG
- a CDS encoding DUF3703 domain-containing protein, which produces MKLNLKIPEHLKIAYHEELQSYRHHLRHGHYTNAWHHLERTHIIGQSYPIEHTYAHWLMLKFGLMQKNVKEILGQILRLLVGGWKSFINHVPTGNTGGSNVPPMKKMPIPRDIEELFNKK; this is translated from the coding sequence ATGAAACTGAACCTGAAAATACCAGAACATCTAAAAATTGCTTATCATGAAGAGCTGCAGTCTTATCGCCATCATCTACGACATGGCCATTATACAAATGCTTGGCATCATTTAGAAAGAACCCACATCATAGGCCAGTCCTACCCCATAGAACATACCTACGCGCACTGGCTGATGCTCAAATTTGGGCTGATGCAGAAAAACGTTAAAGAAATACTGGGTCAGATCCTGAGATTACTGGTGGGTGGATGGAAATCATTCATCAACCACGTTCCTACGGGAAATACTGGTGGGTCTAATGTGCCGCCCATGAAAAAAATGCCTATCCCGAGGGATATTGAAGAGCTTTTTAATAAAAAATAG
- a CDS encoding cation diffusion facilitator family transporter: MPHNHDHHHSSSNLKIAFFLNLGFTIFEFIGGMYVNSIAIVSDAVHDLGDSFSLGASWYLDHKSKQDADDSFSYGYKRFSLLGALINSIILLAGSSYVIYEATQRILHPEHSDAQGMIIFAIIGVAVNSYGAWKVSKGKSMNERVVSLHLLEDVLGWVAVLVVAIVLYFYDNHYLDPALSLLITLYILYNVFKRLKETLFIFLQGIPKDVDLKTIKIKILALKNVASLHHTHLWSQEGENHVFTTHVKLKNISDFDQILTVKKEVKEILENYEFHHYTIETELDNETCLLNQ; the protein is encoded by the coding sequence ATGCCCCACAACCACGACCACCATCACTCGTCCAGTAATTTGAAAATTGCCTTCTTTTTAAACTTAGGCTTTACCATTTTTGAATTCATCGGTGGTATGTATGTAAATAGTATTGCTATTGTTTCAGATGCCGTTCACGATTTAGGAGATAGCTTTTCTTTGGGAGCATCTTGGTATCTAGACCACAAGTCTAAACAAGATGCTGACGATAGTTTTTCTTATGGCTACAAACGCTTCTCGCTGCTGGGTGCATTGATCAATAGCATCATACTTTTGGCAGGTTCTAGCTACGTGATCTACGAGGCGACACAAAGAATTCTTCACCCTGAACACTCAGATGCACAGGGCATGATCATTTTTGCGATCATTGGGGTTGCTGTAAATAGTTATGGAGCCTGGAAAGTAAGCAAGGGAAAATCTATGAATGAACGCGTGGTCTCCTTGCACTTATTAGAAGATGTTCTGGGTTGGGTAGCAGTGCTCGTCGTTGCCATCGTGTTATACTTTTATGACAACCACTATCTCGACCCAGCCTTATCACTACTGATCACCCTTTATATACTTTACAATGTTTTCAAGCGACTGAAAGAAACACTTTTTATTTTTCTTCAAGGTATTCCCAAAGATGTAGACCTCAAGACTATAAAAATTAAAATATTAGCTTTGAAGAATGTTGCGTCCTTACACCACACGCACCTATGGTCGCAAGAGGGCGAAAACCACGTTTTCACCACCCATGTCAAATTGAAAAACATCAGTGATTTTGACCAAATACTTACGGTCAAAAAAGAGGTGAAAGAGATTTTAGAAAATTATGAATTCCATCACTACACCATTGAAACAGAACTTGACAACGAGACCTGCCTGCTAAACCAGTAA
- a CDS encoding T9SS type A sorting domain-containing protein has translation MDNLTGARTVIATSAPTNYTFQVSSGDAIDVSSRFRIEFEDVTLSVEDSAFAKAVKLYPNPSDGNDLFISFNGITGQKKINIYNLLGQSIISYETDKTGTYELENLGLINGTYLVEISTESSQTVQKLIVE, from the coding sequence GTGGATAATTTGACCGGAGCAAGAACAGTGATCGCTACCAGCGCTCCAACAAATTATACCTTTCAGGTTTCTTCTGGCGATGCGATTGATGTCAGTAGTAGATTTAGGATAGAGTTTGAAGATGTTACATTGAGTGTTGAAGATTCCGCTTTCGCGAAAGCGGTAAAATTATATCCCAATCCCTCTGATGGGAATGATCTTTTTATCAGTTTCAACGGTATTACTGGACAGAAGAAAATTAACATCTACAATTTATTGGGTCAGTCCATAATAAGTTATGAAACAGATAAAACCGGAACTTATGAGCTAGAAAATCTAGGTTTGATTAATGGAACCTATCTGGTTGAAATAAGCACTGAAAGCTCACAGACCGTTCAAAAGTTGATAGTTGAATAA